DNA from Aquaspirillum sp. LM1:
ACCCGAAGCTGTCCAGCAACCTGCAGCCCTTGAGCCTGATTTTGCCTCCTGGGGCGGAGTCGGTGCGCACTGGCGACTTGGTGCAGATTCTGTCGCAGGAGCTTGGGCTGGGCTATTACCGCGTGCTGGGCGACTGGAAAACCGGCACCTACTACTACACCCAGAGCGTTGACTGGGCACCGCAGACCTGGGTGATCAAAAGCGCCAACCAGACCATTGCCGATGGCCAGACCATTCAGGCTGGCGAACCAGTGCAGCTGGTTAACCTGGCCACCCAGAAATACCTGTGCTGGGATAAAAACAACAACAACATCACCACCGCCGGCAACAGCATGCAAAGCGTGTGGATTATCCAATAAGCGCCAGCGGGCAAAGGCCCCCGCAGCATGGGGCTTTTGCCCGGCCATGGCGGCGTTGCCCACGCTGGACGGGCTGACCTCGTTTTTCCGCGTTTCCCCCGTGGCTGACGCGGTAAAATGGCGGTTTCCCTGCTTGCTGTTGCCACCATGTCCACCCCTCTGCTCAACCTCACCCCGCTGCAAGCCCAGTTGCGCGCCTTTGCCCAGGCGCGTGGCTGGGAACCGCATCACACCCCGCGCAATCTGCTGCTCGCCCTGGTGGGCGAAGTGGGCGAGCTGGCGGAAATCCTGCAATGGCGCAGCGACGCCGGGCTGGCCACGCTGGCGCAGGATGATCCTGCCGAATGGGTCCACCTGGGCGAAGAGCTGGCTGATGTGCAGATTTATCTGGCGCGGCTGGCCGATGTGCTGGGGGTGGACATGGCCGCCGCCGTGGCCGACAAACTGGCCAAAAACGCGCGTAAATACCCGGAGCCGCAAGCATGACCGCCCGCCTGCACGCCCCCACCGACCCTAACGCCGCACTGGATACGCTGGCCGGCTGGCTGGCCGAGGCGCGGCATATTGCCGTGCTGACCGGCGCCGGGATGAGCACCGAATCAGGCATTCCGGATTTCCGGTCGTATCAGGGCCGCTATACGCAAAACGCCAGCCTGGCCGAGGTGCTGTCGATTGACTATTTTCAGCACAATCCGGCCGATTTCTGGCAGGCGTTCAAAGAGATTTTCGAACTGAAATTGGTGGGCAACAAACAGCCCAACGCCGGTCATCGGTTTTTGGCCTGGCTGGAAACCCAGGGCAAGACGGTCAGCGTGCTGACGCAAAACATCGACGGCCTGCACCAGTGCGCTGGCAGCCGCGAGGTGGTGGAGGTTCACGGCACTTTGCAGCGGGCGGTGTGCCCGGCGTGCGGGCGCATGCATGATCTGGCCCATGTGCTGGCCAGCCCGCTGCCGCGCTGCCTGAGCTGCTGCACCCCGCTCAAGCCGGATGTGGTGCTGTACGGCGAGGCGGTCAGCCAGTTTGAAGCGGCGCTGCTGAAGGTGCTGGACGCCGATGTGCTGCTGGTGCTGGGGTCATCGCTGGAGGTGGGGCCGGTGAATCTGCTGCCGCTGGAGGCGCATCAGCACGGGATTGATTGCGCGCTGATCAACCTGGACCCCACCCGGCTGGACCGCTGTTTTGACCTGGTGTTTCGCGCCCCGATTGGCCAGACCGCCCAGGCCCTGCAAGCGCGGCTCGAAAGCCGGGCATGAACGTCGGTCCGGTATGCCGGCCTGGCTGTGGCGCGTGCTGCATTGCCCCGTCGATTTCCAGCGCCATTCCCGGCATGCCAGATGGCAAGCCCGCCGGGATGCGCTGCATCCAGCTGGACGCCGACGCCCGCTGTGCGATTTTTACCCACCCCGACCGCCCGGCAGTGTGCGCCGGGCTGCAGGCCGAGGCGGCCATGTGCGGCAGCAATGCCCAGCAGGCGATGGTCTGGCTGGCTGAGCTGGAGCAGTCCACCGCGCCGGTTTAGCCGGCGTGGTGGAGGGGGCTGGCGTGGCCAATGCGCACCGGATGCCCCTACACGGCAAACCCATACAGCCGCCATTCGGTTTCCGACACGTCCAGCGCCAGGCGTTCGTACTCGGCGCGCTTGATCGCCACAAACGCCTGATGCAGCGCTTCGCCCAGCACGTCGCGCATAAAGGCCGAGCCGGCCAGGCGCTCGATCGCGTCGAACCAGGTTTTAGGCAGCTGGTTGGTGGGGGCGTGGGCGTAGCTGTTGCCTTCGGCGGCGGGGCCGGGGTCGCTGCGCTGGGCAATGCCGTGCAGCGCGCCGGCCAGGGTGACGGCGGCCACCAGGTAGGGGTTGGCGTCTACCCCGGCCACCCGGTGTTCAAAGTGGCGGGTATTGGCCGAAGAGTTGGGCACCCGTAGCGCCACGGTGCGGTTTTCCACACCCCAGGTGTCGGATGCCGGCGAATACACCACCGAGGCAAACCGCCGCCATGAGTTCAAAAACGGGGCCAGCACCAGCATGGTGTCGCCAATGGTGTGGCGGATGCCACCAATCGAGTGCAGCATCAGCGGGCTAAGCTGGCCAGAGGGCTGGTCGGCATACAGATTACGACCATCGGCATCGGCCAGCGACAGGTGCAGGTGCATGCCAGAGCCGGCTTCCTGACCAAACGGCTTGGCCATGAAACACGCTTCCATGCCAAAGCGCCGGGCTGCCGAGCGGATCAGCCGTTTGGCCATGATCACATCGTCGGCGGCGCGCAGCAGGTCGCGGTAGCGGATGGTCAGCTCGTACTGGCCCACGGCGTATTCGGAAATCACCGATTCCAGCGGCAGGCCCAGCTGCTCGGCACCGGTGTAAATCATGTCGAAAAACGGTGACATTTCGTCCAGCTCGTCCACCGACATGGTGTTGCGGTTCAGCGAGCGCCGCCCGGTCAGCGGGTAGCGGGCAGGCAGGTAGCGGCCCTGGGCGTCGGGCTGGCTGTCTACCAGATAAAACTCCAGCTCAAACGCGCCCATGGGCTGAAATCCAGCTTGCCGGGCGGCGGCAATTTGCCGTTCCAGCACCGGGCGCGGGTCGGCGCAAAAGGGCTGGCCATCTGGCTCGTACATGCTGACCAGCACCTGGCCCCGGTTCAGATGCGGCTGCAGGCCCAGGGTGCCGGGCACGGGCCAGCAGCGCTTGTCGCCGCCGCCATCGTGCAACACCAGCCCGGTACCATCCACGTCATCTCCGGCCACATCCTGGCCAAACAGCGACGCCGGCATGGGCCGGCCACTGGCAAACAGCGCTTCCAGCTCATGCCGGCGGATGATCTTGCCGCGACCTATGCCATGGCAATCGGTCATGATCACATCAATGCCCTGAACCTCGGGATACTTGGTCAAAAACGCGTGAGCTTCTTCCTGCGTGGACCCGGTGGGTGACTGCACCTGCATGGTGGACACTTTCTATTTCAATGATTGAAGGACGTGCTGATTTAGGGATACGCTGAAAAAATCGTCATTTCCGCGAAAGCGGGAATCCAGAGGCATCCACAGCGTGCAGCAGGTGTATGCGCTCACGACCGTCCCGCAACGCTAACGCCCACGACGCACGATGTGGTCCGGTCTGGGTTCCCGCCTGCGCGGGAACGACACGTGAACGGAGATTCATGCCGAAAGAGGTCTAGCCTCCATCCCTACTTAATCTATTTTAAAACATAGCCTTAGCTTGCCACAGTGAACCACCCGCAGCACTTCACCCCGTCATTCCCGCGCAGACGGGAATCCAGGAGCATCCACAGCGCGCAGCAGGTGTGCGTGCTCACGACCACCCCGCAACGCTAACGCCCACGACGCACGCTGTGGTGCGATCTGGGTTCCCGCCTGCGCGGGAACGACACGTGAGGGGAGATTCATGCCGAAAGAGGTCTAGCCTCCACCCATACTTAATCTATTTTAAAACATAGCCTTAGCTTGCCACAGTGAACCACCCGCAGCACTTCACCCCGTCATTCCCGCGCAGGCGGGAATCCAGAGGCATCCACAGCGCGCAGCAGGAGTATGCGCTCACGACCGTCCCGCAACGCTAACGCCCACGGCGCACGCTGTGGTGCGATCTGGGTTCCCGCCTGCGCGGGAACGACACGTGAACGGAGATTCATGCCGAAAGAGGTCTAGCCTCCGTCCCTGCTTAATCTATTTTAAAACATAGCCTTAGCTTGCCACAGTGAACCACCCGCAGCACTTCACCCCGTCATTCCCGCGCAGGCGGGAATCCAGAGGCATCCACAGCGCGCAGCAGGTGTGCGCGCTCACGACCGTCCCGCAACGCTAACGCCCACGACGCACGATGTGGTCCGGTCTGGGTTCCCGCCTGCGCGGGAACGACGATTTTTTCAGCGTATCCTTCGCCATATTTGCCGCGTGGCACCCGCGCGGGCTGGCCAGATCTCACCCCTGCTGCGCCGGGCCAAACCATGCCAGCGTGCCGGCCAGTTTCACCACATCCCCCACCATAATCAGCGCTGGCGACTGAATCCCCTGTGCGGCAATCAGGCCGGGCAAGGTGGTCAGGGTGCCAATCACCACGCGCTGGGCTCGGGTGGTGGCGCGTTCCACCACGGCAGCCGGGGTGTCGGCGGCCTTGCCATGTTCAATCAGCGCCGCGCACAGCGCCGGGGCGGTGGATACCCCCATGTAAATCACCACGGTTTGCTGCGGACGGGTGATGGCGGCCCAGTCCAGGTCGATGCTGCCGTCGCGGCGGTGGCCGGTGACAAACACACAGGACTGGGCGTGGTCGCGGTGGGTGAGCGGAATGCCGGCATACGCCGCTGCGCCGTTGGCCGAGGTGATGCCAGGCACCACTTCAAATGGAATGCCATGCTCGGCCAGGGTTTCGATTTCTTCGCCGCCCCGGCCAAACATGAATGGATCACCGCCCTTGAGCCGCACCACGCGCTTGCCTTCTTTGGCCAGCCGCACCAGCAGGCTGTTGATGTCTTCTTGCGGCAGGGTGTGCTGGCTGGCGCGCTTGCCGACGTAAATGCGGTCGGCGTCGCGGCGGGTGAGTTCGACAATTTCCGGGGCCACCAGGTTGTCGTACAGCACCACGTCGGCCTGTTGCATCAGTCGCAGCGCCCTAAAAGTGAGCAAATCCGGGTTGCCCGGCCCGCCCCCCACCAAGTACACCGCGCCCACTGGCGGCGCGGCGTGGTCGGCCAGCGCACGGTCGAAGTCGGCGCGGGCCTGGGTTTCGTCGCCGTTCATCATCTGCTCGGCCCACGGGCTGGCCAGCAGGCGCTCCCAGAAGCCACGGCGCTGGTTGGCGTCGGGCATGGCCGCCTTGATGCGCGGGCGCACTTCCTGGCCAAACCGCCCCAGCCGCGCCAGCCCGGCGGGCAGCAAGGCTTCCACCTGGGTGCGCAACCAGCGCGCCAGCACCGGCAACCCGCCAGACGAAGAAATGGCCACAATCACCGGCGAACGGTCGATGATCGACGGCATGATGAAGCTGCACAGGCGCGGGTTGTCCACCACGTTCACCGGAATATTGGCCGCCATGCACACCGCGCTGACTTCGGCATTGACCACGGGGTCATCGGTCGCCGCAATCACCAGGCGCTGGCCGGCAATGTCGGAGGAAGCAAACGGGCGGGCCTGATGCAGCACACTGCCTGCAGCCACCCATTCGGCCAGCTCCGGATGGCACTCCGGGGCCACCACGGTGAGCTGACAGCCAGCCTCGCGCAGCAGCCGGGCCTTGCGCACCGCCACATCGCCCCCGCCCACCACCAGCGCTGCCGCGCCGCGCATATTCATAAAAATCGGTAAAAAGTCCATGGCTGTCCGCTTTCGCTGCCGCCCACGCCAGTCGGGGCACGCTGTTCTGGGTATGCATCATAACATTGCTGTTTGGCGGGATTGATCCTGAGGCCAGCAAATGGGGCATGGGTTGGCGTTGGGCTGCGCAGTCAATTAAGACGGCTTGCTGAGTCATACCCATGCCCTGAAGTTTGACGCCCGCCAGACAATCCGCCACGATACCGCCCATTGCCATTGTCCTGAGCGTGTGCTGTGCCCCCGGTTTTCATCGCCCCTGCCGCCTGGCAAACCCATTGGCTCTCTCACCCGGCCTACACTGTCTGGGCCGGGGTAGCACAGCCGCTGGCCGGGCGGCCCAACTGGCCGGATCAGGCCGCGCTGGATGGCCTGTTTGCCCATGCCCGCCGGCAGGGCTGCCCCTTGCCGGCCAAGCTGCGCTGCGTGCTGGATGCCGAACCGGAGACCTATTACGAAAGCCATATTGCCCACACCGGCGAAGTGCCCACCCGCTCGAACAACTGGCACGACTGGTTCAATGCGCTGGCCTGGCTGGTGTACCCCCGGCTGAAAACCGCGCTGAATGCCCGCCATCAGGCGGCGATAGCCAGCGGAGAAAACCAGCGCGGGCCAATTCGGGACACCGCCACGCTGCTGGACGAATGCGGCGTGCTGCTGCCGTATGCCGAACCGGCGCGGGCAGCAGAGGTGGACCAGATGCGCTGGTCGGCGCTGTGGCTGACGCATCGCGCCGACTGGGGCCGGGTGATCGACGCCTACCCGGTGGGCCACGCGCTGCCCGAAATGCTGCTGGCCCCGTTTATCGGCCTGACCGGCAAAGCCTGGCTGCTGCCGGTGCAGGCCGAGTTTTTTAGCTGGCCACTGGCGCAGCGGCTGGCACATCTGGACCAACTGGCCGCCGCGCAGCTGGGCCAGCTGGATCGCCCTTCGCGGCTGGCCCCCTTGCCGCTGCTGGGCATTCCCGGCTGGCACCCGGCCAATGCCGACCCGGCGTTTTACGCCAATACCGATTATTTTCGGCCACAACGACGCGCGCCGTCGGTGTGGGCCGAGTGAACCGACCGAGCACCATGAACGATTCTTCGCTGAACTTACGCCTGCAAGCCGGCCTGGCACATCAACAAGCTGGCCAGCTTGATCAAGCCATTGACTGCTACCTGGAGGTGCTGCACGCCGACCCGGCCCAGCACGCTGCCCACCACCAGATCGGGCTGGCCTACTGGCACAGCGGCCAGCGCGAGCGCGGGCTGGCACATTTGCAGACCGCACTGAACGCGCCGCAGGTGCCGGGCGGCTACTGGCTGGCGCTGATCGACTCGCTGATTCAGCTGGGCCGCTATAGCGAGGCGCAGCGCGCCCTGGTCAAGGCACGCCAGCGCGGGCTGCCCGCCAGCGAGCTGCTGGGTCGCGCCCAGGTGACCCAGCCGCCACAAGAGGTGCAGGATCAATTGTTTGGCCACTACGCCAGGCAGGAGCTGGACGCCTGCCGGCAGATCACCCACCCACTGCTGACGCACTACCCGGCGTTTGGCCATGGCTGGAAAATGCTGGCCTATCTGTTTCAGAGCAACGGCGAATATCAGGCGGCGCAAGACGCCGGCCAGCAGGCCAGCTACTGGCTGCCAGACGATGCCGAAGTGTTCAACAACCTGGGCATCAGCGCGCGCAGCACCGGCAATATTGCCCTGGCCGAACAGGCTTACCTTCGGGCCATCACCCTCAAGCCGCAGTGGGTAGACCCTTACTACAACCTGAGCAGCCTGCTTTACGAAAATGGCCGTCTGCGCGAAGCCGAACCGGTATGCCGCCAGGCGCTGGCACTGCGTCCGGAGCACACCCCGGCGCTGAACAACCTGGCCAACATGCTGCGTGAACGCGGCGAGCTGCTCCAGGCCGAAACCGTGTGCCGCCAGGCGCTGGCGCTCAGGCCAGACTATGTGCTGGCGCACAACAACCTGGGCATCATCCTGCACGGCCAGGACCGCTGCGACGAAGCCGAAGCCAGCTACCGGCTGGGCCTGAGCTACGACCCCCACGACCTGAAAACCCTGAACAATCTGGGCAACCTGCTGAAAGCGCGTGGCCGGCTGGACGAAGCCGCCGACTATTACCGCGCCGCGCTGGCACAAGCGCCCAATATGGCCGAGCTGCACGGCAACCTGGCCAATGTGCAAAAAGACCTGGGCGACCTGACCCGTGCCATGG
Protein-coding regions in this window:
- a CDS encoding DUF3025 domain-containing protein — its product is MPPVFIAPAAWQTHWLSHPAYTVWAGVAQPLAGRPNWPDQAALDGLFAHARRQGCPLPAKLRCVLDAEPETYYESHIAHTGEVPTRSNNWHDWFNALAWLVYPRLKTALNARHQAAIASGENQRGPIRDTATLLDECGVLLPYAEPARAAEVDQMRWSALWLTHRADWGRVIDAYPVGHALPEMLLAPFIGLTGKAWLLPVQAEFFSWPLAQRLAHLDQLAAAQLGQLDRPSRLAPLPLLGIPGWHPANADPAFYANTDYFRPQRRAPSVWAE
- a CDS encoding YkgJ family cysteine cluster protein; this translates as MNVGPVCRPGCGACCIAPSISSAIPGMPDGKPAGMRCIQLDADARCAIFTHPDRPAVCAGLQAEAAMCGSNAQQAMVWLAELEQSTAPV
- a CDS encoding NAD-dependent protein deacylase, producing the protein MTARLHAPTDPNAALDTLAGWLAEARHIAVLTGAGMSTESGIPDFRSYQGRYTQNASLAEVLSIDYFQHNPADFWQAFKEIFELKLVGNKQPNAGHRFLAWLETQGKTVSVLTQNIDGLHQCAGSREVVEVHGTLQRAVCPACGRMHDLAHVLASPLPRCLSCCTPLKPDVVLYGEAVSQFEAALLKVLDADVLLVLGSSLEVGPVNLLPLEAHQHGIDCALINLDPTRLDRCFDLVFRAPIGQTAQALQARLESRA
- a CDS encoding nucleotide pyrophosphohydrolase, producing MSTPLLNLTPLQAQLRAFAQARGWEPHHTPRNLLLALVGEVGELAEILQWRSDAGLATLAQDDPAEWVHLGEELADVQIYLARLADVLGVDMAAAVADKLAKNARKYPEPQA
- a CDS encoding glutamine synthetase family protein, whose protein sequence is MQVQSPTGSTQEEAHAFLTKYPEVQGIDVIMTDCHGIGRGKIIRRHELEALFASGRPMPASLFGQDVAGDDVDGTGLVLHDGGGDKRCWPVPGTLGLQPHLNRGQVLVSMYEPDGQPFCADPRPVLERQIAAARQAGFQPMGAFELEFYLVDSQPDAQGRYLPARYPLTGRRSLNRNTMSVDELDEMSPFFDMIYTGAEQLGLPLESVISEYAVGQYELTIRYRDLLRAADDVIMAKRLIRSAARRFGMEACFMAKPFGQEAGSGMHLHLSLADADGRNLYADQPSGQLSPLMLHSIGGIRHTIGDTMLVLAPFLNSWRRFASVVYSPASDTWGVENRTVALRVPNSSANTRHFEHRVAGVDANPYLVAAVTLAGALHGIAQRSDPGPAAEGNSYAHAPTNQLPKTWFDAIERLAGSAFMRDVLGEALHQAFVAIKRAEYERLALDVSETEWRLYGFAV
- the cysG gene encoding siroheme synthase CysG, with protein sequence MDFLPIFMNMRGAAALVVGGGDVAVRKARLLREAGCQLTVVAPECHPELAEWVAAGSVLHQARPFASSDIAGQRLVIAATDDPVVNAEVSAVCMAANIPVNVVDNPRLCSFIMPSIIDRSPVIVAISSSGGLPVLARWLRTQVEALLPAGLARLGRFGQEVRPRIKAAMPDANQRRGFWERLLASPWAEQMMNGDETQARADFDRALADHAAPPVGAVYLVGGGPGNPDLLTFRALRLMQQADVVLYDNLVAPEIVELTRRDADRIYVGKRASQHTLPQEDINSLLVRLAKEGKRVVRLKGGDPFMFGRGGEEIETLAEHGIPFEVVPGITSANGAAAYAGIPLTHRDHAQSCVFVTGHRRDGSIDLDWAAITRPQQTVVIYMGVSTAPALCAALIEHGKAADTPAAVVERATTRAQRVVIGTLTTLPGLIAAQGIQSPALIMVGDVVKLAGTLAWFGPAQQG